The Streptomyces aurantiacus genome includes a region encoding these proteins:
- a CDS encoding IS5 family transposase (programmed frameshift), translating to MVERLVPDELWELFQQVVPEAPSRPQGGGRRRHGDREVLAAIVFVATSGCTWQQVPTASFGPSGATAHRRFTEWTKARVWAKLHRLVLDELGSRGELDWSRCAIDSVNMRALKRGSLTGPNPVDRGKYGSKIHLITERTGLPLSIGISGANTHDSQALIPLVKGIPPIRSRRGPRRRRPHKLHADKGYDYNHLRRWLSSRGIRHRIARRGIESSARLGAHRWTVERTMSWLAGCRRLHRRYERKAEHFLAFTSIACTLICYRRLAK from the exons ATCGTTGAGCGGCTGGTGCCGGACGAGTTGTGGGAGCTGTTCCAGCAGGTGGTGCCCGAGGCGCCGTCGCGGCCTCAGGGTGGTGGCCGGCGTCGGCACGGCGACCGTGAAGTGCTGGCCGCGATCGTCTTCGTGGCGACCTCGGGCTGCACGTGGCAGCAGGTGCCGACCGCCTCGTTCGGCCCGTCCGGCGCGACGGCCCATCGACGCTTCACCGAGTGGACGAAGGCCCGTGTGTGGGCCAAACTCCACCGCCTGGTCCTCGATGAACTCGGATCCCGCGGCGAGCTGGACTGGTCCCGGTGTGCGATCGACTCGGTCAACATGCGGGCCCTGAAAAGGGGGAGCT TGACAGGCCCGAATCCTGTAGACCGGGGCAAGTACGGGTCAAAGATCCACTTGATCACGGAGCGGACCGGACTGCCCCTGTCCATCGGCATCTCGGGCGCCAACACGCACGACAGCCAGGCATTGATCCCGCTGGTGAAGGGCATACCGCCGATCCGCTCCCGCCGGGGACCCCGGCGACGCAGACCCCACAAACTCCACGCTGACAAGGGCTACGACTACAACCACCTGCGACGATGGTTATCCAGCCGAGGAATCCGGCACCGCATCGCCCGCAGAGGTATCGAGTCCTCGGCCCGCCTGGGCGCCCACCGCTGGACCGTGGAGCGCACGATGTCCTGGCTCGCCGGATGCCGACGCCTACACCGCCGCTACGAACGCAAAGCCGAGCACTTCCTCGCCTTCACCAGCATCGCCTGCACCCTGATCTGCTACCGCAGACTCGCCAAATGA